ACCTGCGACTTACGCGCCGCGGCCTGAATCTGGTGCAGACGCTCCTGCTCGACCTCATAGAGGCGGGCACGGAGTACGCGCATTGCCTTTTCGCGGTTCTTGATCTGCGACTTTTCATCCTGGCAGCTTACGACCGTGTTCGTCGGCAGATGCGTGATGCGGATCGCCGAGTAGGTCGTGTTTACCGACTGTCCGCCGGGGCCCGACGAGCAGAAGGTATCGACGCGCAGGTCCTTGTTTTCAATCTTGATGTCGACTTCTTCGGCTTCCGGCAGCACGGCAACGGTGATCGCCGAGGTGTGCACGCGGCCCTGCGTTTCTGTGGCCGGAACGCGCTGCACGCGGTGTACGCCCGACTCATACTTCATCTGCGAGTAGACCTTGTCGCCTTCGAAGATGGCCGTGACTTCCTTCAGGCCACCCACGTCGCTCGGCGATTCGGAGAGCACTTCCACCTTCCAGCGGTGCTGTTCGGCGAAGCGAAGGTACATGCGGAAGACCTCTGCGGCAAAGAGCGAAGCCTCATCGCCGCCGGTGCCGGCGCGGACTTCGATGACGATGTTCTTGTCGTCATTCGGGTCCTTGGGCAGCAGCAGCACCTTCAGCTCTTCTTCCACGATGGGCAGCTTCGGCTCGAGCTCGGCGAGTTCCATCTCGGCCATCTCGCGCATGTCGGCGTCTTCAAGCATCGCCTTCGCGTCTTCAATGGCCTGCTTCACGCGGCGGAACTCGCGGAACTTCTCGACGGTGGGTTCTAGATCGCGGTGCTGCTTGGCGGTCTGCTGAAACTTCTTCTGGTCAGAAAGCAGAGCGGGGTCGCCGAGCTGGCGGCCGAGGTCTTCGTAGCGTTCTTCGAGTTGATCAAGCTTGTCAAACATTTTGGAGGGTCCAGGTTCCAGGGCCCAAGGCCCAGGGATTTTTGTACTGCAGATTGGAAAGAAAGAGGGGTGCGCGCAGGGTTGAGCGCAGCTAGGCAAAATCGCGGCGCAGAGCCACGAGGGAGAGGATCACCGGATTTGCCGTGCGCAAACGCATCACTCCTTTGATGGTAACGCGTCTGCCGAGGATTCAGACGACGATCGGGTGCCCGCCGGTCTCGATTTTCGAGACGCGATGGTGCAGCATGCATCGTGTAACCGGAATGGCTCGCGCCTACCGCGTTTCCGCAGGACACCCCTGCACGGAGTTGCCGACGGAGCGTACAGAGAAGCTCGGGCTATCACCATTGGGCAAGCGGAGCACGTAGTTATCTGCCGCGTCGTAGTCCTTTTCGCGCTTGTCACGCTCCACTTGGAATGCCTTGTAGTCTCCGGGCTTCAGCAGGAGGAAGCCCGTGGAATACCCGGACCATTCCTCACACTGTCCGCCCACGAGCACCACCAGGCGCATTTCGATGCGCGTGTGATCGCTAACGAGAGTGGACCCCAACACGTGCACCGGGAGGTTATAGCTTGCGGGGTTCTTCTTGTCCGGGCCGGAGCCATACGCAAGCAGTGGAGCGGCGAACATCAGCGTAGGGAGAATGGAGCTCAGCATCTTCATGCAGACACAGACGCACGCGCGCTCGAAGAGTCGCGCGTGCGCGTGAAGATTTCAAACCAGACCATGACCCGGGTGCCCCAGGTCTCGCTCCTGAGACCTGGTTCGCGGGATGCTCAAGACGATTTGAGTCTACCGATGGATCTAGCGTTCGACCGGCGCCGGTACCGACTCACCGATGGCCGTGACGAAGAACATCTCGTTCGAGCCATCCGGCAGCAGGATGCGGTAACGCTGGCCTGCGTCGTAGGGCTTGCCCGACTTCGCGCGCTCCAGCGGAAACGCCTTGTACTCACCGAGCTTCAGCAGCTTGGAGCCGTTGCCGACCCACACCTGACGGTCGCCGTTGACGACCACGATCAGACGCTCGATGAAGTTGTTGCGGTAATCGACGGCCGAGCCGACGACGTTGATGGAAGTGGTGTAGCTGGCGGGGTCACGCTTGTCTGGGTCAGCAGCCCGGGCAATGCTCGAAACCGGCAGCAGGAGGAAGAAGCAAAGAACTGGAAAAACGCGAAAGGACTTCAAAGAAACACTCCTTCTAGGGAGCTTTTATTTTTTGTATGGAGCTCAACGAGGGTTGACTACAAAGGTACCCGCAGTTTCGCGCAGATTCAACAGTACTTTTGGCCTTATCGCGGCTTCAGCGGAGCCGGTGAATTTTCCTCGGGAACTTCTTCACCGGGCAGAAGCCGAATGCTCGTGGTGAAGAGCTTGCACTCGGTAAACTTCACGTCTTCGCGCAGCGTGTCCTTGCCTTCAACACGCTCGCTTTCGAGCCGCTGCGCGAGACGATAGCTCTTTTCGCCCAGCTGCACTGTACCCATATCGACCGCTGCAAACGGCACGGGCCAGTCCTCGGACTCCACCGGAGGAATCGCGCGCTCGACATGCATGACCTGACCGGCGTCATCGAAAACAATGAGGCCTTCCGTGCCGGGAAAGTTGCCGCAAGCCAGGTTGAACGGTCGCCGCGAATGAAACACGATGCGGTGTGCGTCCCTGGGGTCGAGTTCGTAGTGATAGCAGGGCTGATACTGCGCGGAGCCGTAGGTGAGTACGCGCGTGAACGCATCATGCACGTTGTACGGCAGCGACGAATGCTTGTTCGCGGGCTTGCCGTTCACCGTGACGAGGTTCTGCGTCTCTTCGATGCGGCCATCGGGCAAGCGGACGGCACGAATGGTCGCGGTGAAGGCGACCTCCTTGCGGACCTCGTCGTTTCGCAGCACCTGCGAGACGCCTTCTTCCTTGCAGGTGAAGCTGGGCAAGTCAGCACGGAGCGCATGAGCCTGGTCGGCAACCTGCTGTAAGCGCGTGGCAAGGGGCTGGTCGTACAGCTCCGGTTGAGGCAGGTGCGCGAGTTGCTCGGCGGTCGGGGTCGTCTCCTGCGCAGAGGCAGCGAGCGTGCAAGCGAAGAGAGCCAGAGGAAGAAGTGCGCGCATGTCTGAATCCTAGTCCCTGCCCTTTGGACGCATCCTCATGACGAAGAGTCTGGGCGCGAAACTCCCGACCCTGAACCCTGGCATTGAATCCCGCCCCGGCCTCTACGGCTGCAGTTGCTTGCTGGCTTCCTTCGAAGGCTTGCCGTGGCCGTACTTCGGGATGCCCGATGAGATGCGCGGCAGGATGAACTCGCGCACGAGGTTCACCGCGGCCGTGCCGCCGATGCCGATCACGGTGTTGCGCGCGGCCAGGCCCCAGGCGTTGGTGCTATCGGGGTGGTACGTGCGCGAGATGACGCCGGCCGAGAAGTTGCCGAGCAGATGCGAGTAGTTCACCTGCGTGTGACCGCTGTTGCCGCGGCAGAAGAGGCCGGAGGCGATCGCGTGCACGGCGCGGTCCTTGTTCGACGAGCCAGGCCCCATATAGAAGTAGCGCGGGTCCTGGCGGAAGATCGCCGGGAAGACCGCATAGCCGAGCATGCGGCCGATGAAGGCATCGCCGTAGGCCGCGCCGTAGCGCTTGCCGAAGCCTGCCGCATCGCCGCCGTACTCGGGGAAGGTGTTGTTGCCCTGCTCGATGCCCGCGACGATGCCCGCGGTCAGGAACGCCGCCGGGTCGGTCACGGCCTTCAGGCTGAGGTGGAACTTCTGGCGCGCATTCAGCGGCGCCGCGTTCCAGACATAGCTCGTGTTGAAGTTCGGGAAGATCGCCAGCACGCGCTGCTTCTCTTCGTCGTGCATCTCCTGCTCGGCGATCTGCTCGACGGTCATGCTCACGGTGACGTCTGCATGGGCCGAAGCGACGGCCAGCACGATCCCCTGCTCGATGACGCGATCGCCGGGCTTCATCACGACCTTGCCGTCCTCGAACGGTCGCAGGTCGGGCGCGAAAACGCGCAGCGTCCAGGTGCCGGGCGTGACGCCCTTGATCTCAAAGTGTCCTGCGGAGTCGGCCTTGGCCTCGATCTTCTCTGCCACCTTGCTGTTGTCGGTCAGCACGGCGATCGCGTTCGGGACAAGGTTGTTGTCCACGTCAATGACGTCGCCTTCGACGATGCCATGCGGCTGCGGTGCAGAGGGCAGCGCGGGCGTTTGCCCCGAGACGGCGGCAACGCTGGCAAGCAAGAGCACGAAGCAGGAGCCTGAAAGTCTTGAAAGGAACACAGTGAAATGTAGGATGCAGCTTTTCGTGCAGTTTGGCAAAACGTCTTTCGATCGCCTCTTTGACGCCGCTGGAACGGACCGTCCACCGAATGCGCCCGATGGGAAGCGTCCGCAGACGACGCACCACGCATCCCATAACTGCAGCCATGGGAAGCGCACGGTTTCACGAAGTCTCACAACTCGCGGAAGCGTTGTCGAAAGAGGCCAGCCGCCTGAAGAAGCGCGCAGCGATCGCCGAGGCGATGCTGCGCGTGCACAACGGAGGCGGCGATGAGAGCCTTGCGCTCTTCACGCGCTACCTTGCCGGAGAGCCCTTCGCTGAAGCCGACGCACGCAAGCTGAACGCCGGCGGCGCGATCCTTTCGCGCGTGGTGAAGAAGGTTTCCGGCGCGAACGATGCGATGCTCACCGCTGCCTATCGCAAGCACGGCGACCTTGGCGCAGCGGCGTTTGATCTGTTGCAGGGCGAAGCGCCGAGCGAGGCCGGGTTGACGCTGGCAGCGGTGGACGCGGCATTCGATGCGATGGCAACAGCGCGCTCGACAGCGATGCGGGAAGCGGCGCTGGAAGCTCTGCTCTCGCAGGCCACCGCGCTCGAGGCGAAGTATCTGCTGAAGCTGATGCTCGGCGACATGCGCATCGGCGTGAAGGCGAGCCTTGTCGAAGAAGCCGTGGCTGAGGCCGCTACGCAGGCAGATCGCGCGACCACGCCAGCCGAGGTACGCCATGCCGTGATGCTCGAAGCCGACCTCGGCTGCGCGGCGGTGATGGCCTTCCGTGGAACGCTGCATGAAGCGCGCATGAGGCTGTTTCATCCGCTCGGCTTCATGCTGGCCTCACCGGTCGAGACGCCGGAGGAAGCGGTCGAGCGCTTCACCGCGAAGCCCAAAGCCGCGCCGGAACCGAAGAAGCGCAAGGGTAGGAAGGCGGACGACCTGATCGCCGACGACAGCGCCGAGGAGGCGCTTGCCGAAGCCGTCGAGGCCGAGGCCGCAGAGACCGCACCGGACGCCGAGACCGATACGCCGGGCATTCACGCGCTGCTCGAAGACAAGTTCGACGGCATGCGTGCGCAGCTTCATTTCGGCGACCCCGCGCAACCCGGTCGTGTCGCGCTCTACTCGCGCAATCGCGAAGACATCACCGAGAGCTTCCCCGAACTGGTCGAGGCGTTCGCGCAGGCAGATTCGACCGGTGCCACGATTCTCGATGGAGAAATTCTTGGCTGGGATTTCGCCACGGGCAAAGCGCTCCCCTTTGCTACGCTCGGCCAGCGCATCGGCCGCAAGCGCATCACCAACGAAACGCGGACGCGCATTCCGGTGGTCTTCATGGCCTTCGACGTGATGTTCGCGCACGACGAACTCGTGCTGCCGAAGCCGCTGCGCGAGCGCCGCGAGCTGCTCGAGTCACTCGCCGCACAGCTGATCCCGCAAGCGACCTCTCCGCTGGAGCTCGACGCGGCCGTGGTGCCTGGCGGGCTCTTCGCGGCAACCGTGGGCGACGACGCGAGGGAGCGTCTGCTGCTTTCCCATGCGGTCGAGGTCGAATCCGCCGACGCGATCGACCGCGCCTACACCGATGCCCGCAACCGCGCTAATGAAGGCGTGATGATCAAGGCCGCGAACTCGGCGTACCTGCCCGGGCGTCGAGGA
The nucleotide sequence above comes from Granulicella cerasi. Encoded proteins:
- the prfA gene encoding peptide chain release factor 1; translation: MFDKLDQLEERYEDLGRQLGDPALLSDQKKFQQTAKQHRDLEPTVEKFREFRRVKQAIEDAKAMLEDADMREMAEMELAELEPKLPIVEEELKVLLLPKDPNDDKNIVIEVRAGTGGDEASLFAAEVFRMYLRFAEQHRWKVEVLSESPSDVGGLKEVTAIFEGDKVYSQMKYESGVHRVQRVPATETQGRVHTSAITVAVLPEAEEVDIKIENKDLRVDTFCSSGPGGQSVNTTYSAIRITHLPTNTVVSCQDEKSQIKNREKAMRVLRARLYEVEQERLHQIQAAARKSQVGSGDRSEKIRTYNFPQNRLTDHRIGLTNHQLAMVMEGLLQPTVDALIAHDTAERLKAESAA
- a CDS encoding carboxypeptidase-like regulatory domain-containing protein; translation: MLLLASVAAVSGQTPALPSAPQPHGIVEGDVIDVDNNLVPNAIAVLTDNSKVAEKIEAKADSAGHFEIKGVTPGTWTLRVFAPDLRPFEDGKVVMKPGDRVIEQGIVLAVASAHADVTVSMTVEQIAEQEMHDEEKQRVLAIFPNFNTSYVWNAAPLNARQKFHLSLKAVTDPAAFLTAGIVAGIEQGNNTFPEYGGDAAGFGKRYGAAYGDAFIGRMLGYAVFPAIFRQDPRYFYMGPGSSNKDRAVHAIASGLFCRGNSGHTQVNYSHLLGNFSAGVISRTYHPDSTNAWGLAARNTVIGIGGTAAVNLVREFILPRISSGIPKYGHGKPSKEASKQLQP
- a CDS encoding ATP-dependent DNA ligase, which translates into the protein MGSARFHEVSQLAEALSKEASRLKKRAAIAEAMLRVHNGGGDESLALFTRYLAGEPFAEADARKLNAGGAILSRVVKKVSGANDAMLTAAYRKHGDLGAAAFDLLQGEAPSEAGLTLAAVDAAFDAMATARSTAMREAALEALLSQATALEAKYLLKLMLGDMRIGVKASLVEEAVAEAATQADRATTPAEVRHAVMLEADLGCAAVMAFRGTLHEARMRLFHPLGFMLASPVETPEEAVERFTAKPKAAPEPKKRKGRKADDLIADDSAEEALAEAVEAEAAETAPDAETDTPGIHALLEDKFDGMRAQLHFGDPAQPGRVALYSRNREDITESFPELVEAFAQADSTGATILDGEILGWDFATGKALPFATLGQRIGRKRITNETRTRIPVVFMAFDVMFAHDELVLPKPLRERRELLESLAAQLIPQATSPLELDAAVVPGGLFAATVGDDARERLLLSHAVEVESADAIDRAYTDARNRANEGVMIKAANSAYLPGRRGLAWVKLKRTLPTLDVVITGAEFGHGRRAGVLSDYTFAVRNAEGELENVGKAYSGVTDAEIAELTEWLQAHTLTDHGHFRTVEPLRVLEVAFNNVMRSERHSSGFALRFPRIIRLRDDKPVSEIDTVERVEEIFQMQPDKVADEE